From the genome of Triticum aestivum cultivar Chinese Spring chromosome 1A, IWGSC CS RefSeq v2.1, whole genome shotgun sequence:
ACACCCAGGTAAACCATCTAGAGTCGCGACTTGGTGCCATCAGCTGTGGTGGCAGCCTGCAACAGTTTTCAGGGGATGCACAATCAGGTGATGCAAAATTCACTAATTCAGTAGAATGAGAAGAAGCGCCATTCCGGATCCCAAAGCTACATCAATGACGCGGAAATGCGATAGAATCTTACCAAGGATGCGCCGTGACTAGCTCTGGCAGCTAGATATTCACAGGGTTTGAAGAACTCTCCATAATCTTTGGACCACCCGTCCAGTCTGCGGTACACGTATTCCGCGCTGAGAGAGTCGGCCCAAAACATCACTCCACCCCTGGTGTAAAAAGAGATCACATAGGACTGATCAGTTAAGATAAATATATCAGTTAGGATAAatatatatcagttcaggggtaaGCAGTTGGACCTAAAAGAAGGGAAGCCCATTCCCATAATGGATGCTACATCAAGATCAGATGCTTTCAGTGCAATTCCCTCATCAAGGACTCGGCAGGCCTCATTCACCACGGGAAAGAAGACCATCTCTACAATGTCCTTGTCTGTTAATTTCAGCAGCTGAGGGAAATGAAATCGCTTGTCAGATTTGTTTGAGCAAAACGAGTGAAACACTGAATCGACAGGCTAGTATGTACACGGTGTGCAGTACAACGATGACAGGCAAAAAGATGCACACACAGACAACATGTACTCGATCACAAACTGTGATATGGTACAATGTTCACATCTTGTAATTCACATATAGCTTATAGTGCACTGAATAGTGCCCCGAGTTATTTTGGACTTGAACTAATCATTTAAGTTGggtttatctcatagccaaatttTCTGCATCTTACAgatcatccaaagaaaatgaacaCAGAAAAGAAGATACAACACATGCCAGCGATAGAGAAAGGTACCGTGAGAACTAAAATGAATACATCTGTGACACTGAGATGTGTCCATGCAGGTGATGTACAGATAACAAGATTTTCTTTTGGGTTTCAAATCATTCTTTAATAAACCAGAAGTAGATAACTAAGTTAGATATAACATGACCTTAGGATCTTGTGCAACACCTGCCATCTTTCTTGATTTCTCAACATACTTTTTGATATCAGGGTCTGGAGAAGCTTGTCGCTTATCATCATAAAGATAAAATCCCTTACGAGAAGATTCACCTGTCCAGGATTCCACAAGTTAATTAACAATGAGATACCAAGCACTAAGTGGAGTGTATTTTCGATATGGAAGAACCTGTCCTGTTCTCCTCCAGCATAACTGCAGTAAGAAGCGATTTATAGCATCGCTCTGGGTAACTCTGATAATATTGCTTTCCAGTGGCAACGGCAACGCCAAAGCCTACAAGATCAGCTAATCTGTACAGACATGATAAAAAAGAAACTACTGTCAGACAAATAAATATATATCTACGAAAATGTTCCATAAATGAACATGAAGGTGTGTACATGTGTTGCATTAATCTGAACTAGATTGCATGGGAACAATGTTAAGGCACTCTATGATAATAAAAACCAAGAACTCTACCAATATCAAAGCAAATAACAGACAAGCTCTATAAAGCAGCCAAAAGAGGAACAAGATAGCATAAATATGTTTTCCATCAAAAGACTACTTCGGTCCTACCACAATACTCTACTGGAAACCAATAAAAACTCAAAAGGAAGTAGCTACTCTGATTTATTAACTTAACAGGTGCAAAAACGCGGCAGCCAAATTCTATCTAACTCAACCAAAATATATTACAAGTTCCCAGATCAAACATAAGTATTTGACtaggaaagaaacaaagaaaaatgacCATATGGCAGAGGACCGAGATTAAACACTACCAGTGCAAGCTTACATCTAAATGAGCTATTATTCATCTAAGTCAACACTGAACCATAATGCTTTGTCAAAGCTGTGGACAATAGTTGGTTCCTATGATACCAGAAATCAGAAAGCAAGGGCAAAAAAATGATCTTAAAATTCTGCAGTAATTCACTAAAAGCCGTAGCCTAACTGCTTGAGTATGCAAGGGAACTGGCCAATTGTGCAGCTCACAATATCTGATATATCCTTACCGAAATGGCCCCATCGGCATTCCAAATTGTGTTATCACATGGTCTATGTGATATACATCCAAACCATAATCAACAAGCAAACCAGCCACCTGTCCATAAGGAAAAAACATCCTATTGACAGCAAACCCAGTGCAGCTCCCAACAACAATTGGTGTTTTCCGTATCTTCTTCGCCACATCTAGCAAGTCCACAATAACTTGTGAGGAAGTCTGCTGAGTACGAACTATTTCCAACAGTGGCATGACATGAGCTGGACTGCAAGTATACTACAGTTAGATACTTGAGTTGAGAAAGATGGGATATGGAATATGAAGTGCATAATGGACTACCTGAAGAAGTGGGCACCAACAATTCGATCTTGACAAGCTGTCTGTTGGCCAATTAACTGCAAATCTATCGTCGAAGTATTTGTGGCAAATATGCAATTAGAGTGACAGCTCCTTTCAAGGTCAGAGAATATTTGCTGCTTCAGCGATATATCCTCAATAACGGCCTGCAAGATTTTATCAAGTAGCCGTCAAGATCATTATGTGCTCTCCTTCATCTAAGCATATAGATTAGTGCAAGTTAGAATGCTTGACTCAAAAGCTGTGGTGAACATAATAAATGATTATACATAAGCAAATGTTTGATAAGAATGGTAGTACTTGAAATAAGAAAATATTTCTTGCTTCCACAATCTTCCAAGACTTGCATTAATTTTCCATCACAATCATTGTCCATTTGGCCCTAAGCTAAGTAGATATTTTTGTTTAACAAAGAGGAAAAAATGTTGTAAAGCGAATATCCTGATACCATTTCTGATTTTATAACTATGGCACTATGCTGGAAATTAACACAAATCAGCGACATTTTACTTTCCCAGCGCAGTTGCATGTTAGTACTGTACAATTTTATATTTCAAATATCACCACTATCTATATATGATAATCTTGTCCATTATAACTTGTCCCTAGCACAATAAGCGGTACAGCTCCTTGTTTCTGGGTTTATAAGGAGTTTGTAGGATGTTTACATTTTAGATTATTGTGGGGCCTACTAGTCGATTTTCCTATTTAGAATTCTAGTACGATTTCTTTAGGCATCAAAGCGAAGGAGGTGCCTTGAATATCACCAGTTGCATCCGCTTATATAGATTATTATCGAGGAGCAGGGTGAAACGAGCACTAGATCAGTGTTCAGTGATATTTCCTATGGAATAAGATCAGAGAAAGAAGTATTTGTCAACAAACTGGATCTACCTCAATGACCACATCTGCATCTCTAAATTGCTCATAGTCAAGAACACCGGACAGTAGAGAAAGTTTATTTTCATAATCATCTTTGGTCATTCTTCCCTTTTTGACAAAACTCTGCAAATTGGCTGAACAGAAAAGAAAGAATATATGATAAACTGCAAAGACAATCTCAATAGAAGTTTCCAAGGTAAAAAGAACTCACCTTTAATTCTGTTAATACCAGTATTCAAGAACTTCTCATTTACTTCTTTCAAGACTACCACAATGTCACTCAGTATGAACGCAGTTGCAATTCCGGATCCCATTAGACCTCCCCCAACAATAGCTGCCTTTAGTATTCTCCGTGGTGTCAAACCCAAGTTGGTAATATTTGGTATCTATTAGAGCATGAGACAGTCAGTTAAATGAATGCATACATCATGCTAAACCGCTAACTTCCAAGAAAAGCTCAGTTTCCATTTAATATTTATGGTCCTATACCGACCTTATGAGCATTTTTATCAGTAGATGCAAAAGGAGCTTACATGTAATAAAGGAAAACCAGAATACAAACATCCGGAATTTTTGCACATGTTACATTCAGATCATAAGTTTCATCTTCTAAAATGAATAAATATATGTTCTGCACTTTATAGTGTGCTGACCTTCAACTAATTAGACTGAAAGAAATATAAGAACTATTGTTGTGTTTTGGTTTTACTGGGAGCCGATAACTAAATAACACTAACTTCTGAGGCTGGATAAAAGCAAGTATGAGAACAAATATTTCCAAAGCTTTATCCTTGCAGTTCTACCAACCTTTGAAGTCGCGCGTTGGGCGAAAAAGACATGTCTTAAGCTTTTGCTTGTTTGAGATTGCTCAAGCATTTTTCCAGAAAGCACTTCCTGTCAATTGTCAAAATAGAATATTGAAAAGCACTAAGAACCACTAAGGGCTTATGGTAGATGCTCCACGATGTAGGACTACCTAGTGATTTACCTTCATGAGGGCGGCACGAGGGCCAAAAAGAATTCCTTCTTCAATAACATCAATGCAAACTAACGGATGTTGAAGATTAGCAGACTGTTTTAGGGCTTGTACTCTCGCAGATTTAAGAATTTTCTTTGCTTCCACAATATCTGTAAGTCTATCCGTTCTCAGGAGACTCTTTAACCATGGCTTTTTGTGTTCGTGGATTTCCAGAGCACAAGAACAGGCAGTGCTGACCAGCTTATCAGCTGAAACTATGGCATCAACCAAACCGAATTTGTGAGCCTCTACTCCTTTTATAGACTTTGACATCTATTAAGAAAAGACACAAGTATTCATGGTCAACACACAACACTCTCATAATTTTCTTGCATGTTCAACACGAGGAAAACAACTGTGCATGCATTGCATCTTGCAATGTACAAATCAGCCATACCAACATCATCTCAAGAGCTTTTTGCAGGCCAACAAGGCGGGGCAATCGTTGTGTTCCTGCAGTAGGTGAAGACCTTTCAATCAAcataaaacaagaaaagaaaatttGAGCAGCCTGTGAATTTAGCAGAGAAATCAACATGCAAGGAGCCGTCTCTTGAACTTGCAGTGGAACATTTTTTATACCTTTCCTTTAAAATGATTATGTATCATGGTTAGCTGTATGATACAGCAGACCGATAAACAAAAGAGTGTTTTTAACAGATTACACCAAGTTCCCTTTCTTCCTAGTTTCTTTCATATGTATACTGTGATTATGTTTATTGAATGAAATGCCCCAGGCCTGAGGAGGCCTAGATTAGTTCGAGAAGTCATAATTCAACATCTACTGTGTCCGCATAGAGCAATTGCTTATGGGGTTGAAATCTCTTCCATCCTACGGCATATGGATCTaccattcttcttttgcttcctTTGTATCCCATAAGTAAAATGGAAATATGAACAAGAACACGGTAGCCTCTTTCCAAAGGAGACAGGTGCAGCGCACAATGTACTCATGTTTAGACCAAAGGTAAGAAGTACACACAGGGAAGTATGAGAAATATAATATCACATGCAAGACCGTGCTGAGACTTGAGAGTACCTCCCATTCCAGGAATGATACCAAGCTGAAGTTCAGGTAGTCCTAATTGAGCTGACGGTGTAGAAACGCGAGCATGGCAAACCTGCATAAGAAGAAAGTACAGTGTTGAGCAAATAGACACTTCTTCAGAGAAACCGAAAAGGTCTAAGCATAACCCCAAATATAGAACCTAACCATACCATTGCAAGCTCTAAGCCACCACCTAGAGCAACACCATCTATAGCAGCCACTGACGGCTTCTGAGCATCTGGCAGCAGCTAGTACTTAGTGATGAAATGTAAGGAAAAGGTCTACTTGTTGACAAACTTGGGTTAGACGAAGAGGCTCATAAGTTACCTTCCACTACGCCAGTCAGAAAATCAATCGAAAAGGACCCGGGCTTCTCGTTTTCTGGGTGGGTAGGGGGACACGGAGACTTAGCAATGGAAGTGAGCAATGCAACAAAATACTCAGTGTACCATCTTGTTCTTACTTGGTTTATTTCCGAATCCATTTATATCAAATCCACCTGAAAACCTCCCTTTGGCCCCTGCACAAAGTGTAAAACACTAGAAATATCGCACTTGCATAGGATGCCTGACAAGGTGATTTTGTTAAATACCAGTGAGAACGATGGCCTTGACATCATTCCTTCTTAGAGCTTCTCCATAGTTGCTCTGCAAGCTAGCTATGACTGCAGAACAGAAAAGAGAGGCCTATCATGCCCACATTACTAGTCCACAGAATTTACCTACGCTTGGAAAATGATTGAACACTGATGGATCATCAGTTTGTCGGTCAATAAACATGGCACACGGAACAGTGCTGCTATCTAGATTGCTCTAAGAAGCACTTCAATTCAATAAGTTAATTAGTTTCATAAACATAACGAACTTTTTTAGTCCGTAGCAACGCACGTTGTTTCTTGTCCCGCTTGCATGACACAATACATGGGCATGAAGAAATGGGCATACAGTTCTATATGTGGGTGGAGCAATGTTAGTCGGTAATCTTTAGCAGGCAGCAGGCAGAGCCACTCCGTTGCCGCGGCCATGGCCGATCGTTGTTCTGCATATGTGGGGGCTACTGAAACGTGATGCGCAGATCAATTTAGGAAATTCCATGATCTTGGGAGAAAACCGAAGAATTCCCCAATGCGCAGCAAAATCGCGTCATCAAACAGCACGCTGCGCGCTCCAGCAGACGAGCCGGGCCGCTCCTGGGCGATGTGAATCCCACGCGGATCTTCCGGAAACCGCGCGGAATCGAGGCCAAATCCGGCGGAAAACGGTCGGGGGGAATGGAGATGTACCGTCAAAGGAGAGGGCGTTGACGGGCGGGTTGGAGATGGTGATGACGGCGACGCCGTCGGCGCGGACCTCCATGGTGGTTGCGCCCCTCGCCATCTCCGTCGGGGACGAGACGGCCGGCCGGCACAGCTGAAGCTGCTTCTTTTGTTTTCTTGAGTGAAGCACAGGTGAAGCTGCTTGCGTGTGCAGTTAAGAGCATCTCCGGCAGTACAGTGTCTATAACAAATCCTGCTGTTGGCCAAAAAAGAATTTTAaaaaaatgctccaacaattcGATGAACTcgtaaaaaaaaagaaaacgctTAGTTTCAGCCGGTTTTTTTTCCTGCTGGCGCAAACCTCCTCCCGAGCCATCCGATCTCTAGAGATCCGTGTGGCTCCAGTCATTAGCGCGGTTTCACTTCCGCTTTAGAGCATCTTCATCCGCCCTTCCAGGACGTTCCCGAAACATCTTTTTAGGCTCGGTTTTAGTCTTGGCGACGCTTTTTGTCGAAAAACGGCCTAGCTACGCCCCAGCGCaccccccctctcccccctcccaGGACGTCAAAATAGCACCGACAAAATCCAGGCAAAACCCAACGCGTTGGGGGACTCTCAGGGGCGTCGGCGAAAGTTTCGACGAATCGTGTCTCTCTACATGTCCTTTTTCTTGGACCATTTAATCGTTTCCCTCACAAATTTTGGTTGAAGTGGGGTGTAGCTGGGAAGATGCCTCCTCATGCACTCCTATTTCGACTTGATGAAGCATTTGGCCTCTGAaaacatcattttttttatttaatGGTGTTTTGGGGgctccaacggctggagatgcccttattcACGGGAAGTGCTGAAAGGGTGAAACGGCTCTTTCACATATCACATGGACGGTAGGCCAGGCCCAAAAGGCTGGTCAAATGTAGGCTTGCAGCAAACCACGGACCCATTAGTATCTACACCAttaatttgatttttttttaaacgaCATATGTATCTGGCACATCAGATGTTTTTTGCAAAACTGCCGAACAACATGAGCGTAGTCAGATCTCAATCGCTTGGTCCGTTTCCGCTTGGTCCTCCTCCCTGCATCACCGTGGGAACGATAACTTTGCGTGCACGTCATCGCTGCTCGGGTACTCGGCGTCCGGGACGTGGCCGCGGCGCACGAGTGCGCCATCTGCCTGGGCGATTCGTGGGACGGCGACGACGTGCGGCCAAGACTTCCACGCGCGCTCATAGAGCGTTGGCTCGTCGTCCCTGTCGCTGGGCCCCGCCGTCCCTCCTACCTGACCTGCCGCGCACCGACAGCGCGTCCTCTGATGTCCGCCGCTCACGCGCGAGGGCCCTTGGCCAAGAAACCTGCCGCATAGGCCAGCATGCAATTACCCAACCCAGCAAACTGCCCCTCGTGCCAGCTGACGAATggggtgtttgttttcagggatttttttatgtagggactagaaaaagtttTTTTTAAAGACATTTTTACCAAACGGAAGGAGCTTTTTAGGGATTGAaataggcatttgggactaaatgaaaaagactctcaaggagagtcttttgaGGATTTTtggggacttttccaacaatgcccttCCATGCATTCATTGGCCCGTCACCCCATGGTGTtatttgattgttatttttctatatactaggggcaacatgatcatttaataacctctaggaagagACTAGGGAttttttagtctctggaaacaaacagggagggacttttcaGGGACTaaggactttttagttgggactataATTTTTTTTCCtaagactagagaaccaaacaccaccgaAAACTCTGCTCCGACGCAAGCATCTGACTAGGAGGGTGACACCAAAGCtccattttgaagcacaagtgccatcGTCGGACATGCAGATCAGAGCAGGCAAAATCCACTTGCGGCTCGGACCCAACATCAATTGCAGACAAGAAGGCCGGTGGCAACGCTACATCTGCTCCACCCAAGGGCCATGGCTGGTTGCGCAAACCAATGCCGATGGCCGCCGCCAGCTATCTTTCATCTATAGCTGGACTTGCTAAATCCGACCTCAAAAACTCTCGCAATGATCAGTCATGTCTCAAAAAATGCGTTTCACATCTGAATATCTCAAATTAGatacctcaaatccatattattacatgcaacgcaACGATTATTGAGCGGAGCTTCATCCGGTTTCGCTCCCCGCTCGCCCGGCTCTGCCATGGCTATGTCCGGCGGCCAGCTGCACCCCTCAGAGTGTTGGTCCGGTTGCCGGCAAGGTAGAGTGAGGCATGGCGAGCCGGCTCACGAGACTCAAGGCGCCGCTGTCTCCCATGCCTTACTCTTCCTTGTCGGAGCCCGTAACCCGaacggtgccggtggacgtcaAATTGATAACGGATCCGTCCTGGGACAAGCCACCGACGTCCACCACAATGTGGTTGCGGCGTCCGGACTGATGTGCCATACGGGGCACCagagaatgcgactccgcctcaCCGACGTCCACCACTGTGAGGGTCGCCTCCCGCGTCCGGTGCCAGGCACGGCGGGCACGACGTGCCATGTACTCGTCTCGAGGCCCATGGTGCATCCTGATGCTCGGCGCGCCAACGGAGGGGTTCGCGTCCGCCACCGCGTTCGGACGCCAGACGGACTTCATTGCCTCCGACGAGGCAGCTACGGCTGACCTAGCGCCGGATCTAGCGCCATTTGGGAGGACGCAATGGATTCCCAGCGAAAGGAGCCCAAGTGCTACCTTGCACGCGCATCCTCCCGAGCGTGACGGAGCGCAAGCCGAACGACCATCTTCTTCTCAGGGCTGCGTGGGATGAGTTCGAGTTCgacggatctggaggtgaaggactcggatccgctgcccgccatgccggagacggTCGAAAGGTGCCAGAGACGAACTTGGGTGACGGAGGAGAGTGGAGTGAAGTGcctagggtttggtccggcgagTGGATGAGGagaaatatatgtggggtcgggtgggtcAGCGTGGGCCGGGTCCGACGTGGCAGGCGTGCCCGGGTGCCCCCATATCTGCCCTTATTTGTGTTGGATATGAAGGGTGCTGGTCAGCCCGGCCGTTTGAGGACCTTTGAGGCGATCGTGTGGGTCAAAATTAAACCCGGACAGTGGTCGGACGACCTATCCGGGGTATAAGGCTGGCTTGAGGTACCCAGATGTAGATGCTCTTACACCCAATGAGACTCATAAATTTTTTGTCTGCTCCACGGCTCCGATCGTGTATAATCCCTTCCCCATTCGTGTtggccaattttttttaaaataaaatactCCAGTAGCTCCATGAACTCCTAAAAAAATTATGAGATAGTGTATAACCCCTTCCTCTTTCGTGTAAACTTTGTCATGAGGCAACCGGCGAACTTTTAGGGTGCCTCCACGCTCGCCCCCATGCCCGTCTCATCCCGCTGACCGGCCGCGCCTCCCCGCATCGTCCCTCACTACCCTGCCCCATACCCGCACCGCTGCGACAACCCGCTGCCACTCAGACGAGCCAGATATAGCATCGGCAAGCCGCCCGCCATTCGTCTGCCTACCCGCATCGGCCCCTATCGGCCACCTCCCCGCAACCGGACACTCCTTAGCCGCTTCGTTGAGCCACCAACCTTCTGGCCCCTATCACCCGGTCGCTCCTCGGTCGCCTGGTTGAGCCGCCAAATGTCTGGCCCCCTTCACTCGGATGCTCCTCGGCTCCATTTCGTCCCAAGGTATTCGAAGAATTTCATCATTCAATTTTTTATATCTCCACAAGAACTCCTGCTAAGATTGTGTATGCTCATATTGTACGCCGGCACTTGCATCACAGATGAACACTCTTGTTGAGTGGTTTTCCGAGGACTCATCCTTGTCATTGTTGGTGGTCCTGCACAATTCTAGTACCAAAAGGATTTGTGGCGCATCGTGACACAAGATCATAGAGGATGAGCGGGAATAGCCACTAGACtatctgtggggaccccgaccTATATGGTCAAAGCCTCCCATTTTACATGCATTAGTGTCCCATGATTAGCGTGTCACTGTGTATAATGAACTGATAATCAAGAGTTTACACTCAATACATAATGTCTTACATAAATAGGACCATCATGGTTAAGTCATACACAAATACAACCTTGAAGGCTAAACACCAAAGAAACACTTGCATTGGAAATCATCCTGGAAACTTGGatccatgccatctgccttaaacCTACAGGCAAACTGACTGGGGAAGCTTCATGGGTCGCGTGAATGTGAATGCCTTCGAAGATCTCTTCTTGAAACTCCTGATCTTCCATGCCTGGTGTCGGTGTGAAATCTGGTGTATCTCGTAATTggggtcctaagctaggtgtcttggagcggtggtaacatggacacgggattttaaccagg
Proteins encoded in this window:
- the LOC123053285 gene encoding glyoxysomal fatty acid beta-oxidation multifunctional protein MFP-a, with translation MARGATTMEVRADGVAVITISNPPVNALSFDVIASLQSNYGEALRRNDVKAIVLTGAKGRFSGGFDINGFGNKPKNEKPGSFSIDFLTGVVEDAQKPSVAAIDGVALGGGLELAMVCHARVSTPSAQLGLPELQLGIIPGMGGTQRLPRLVGLQKALEMMLMSKSIKGVEAHKFGLVDAIVSADKLVSTACSCALEIHEHKKPWLKSLLRTDRLTDIVEAKKILKSARVQALKQSANLQHPLVCIDVIEEGILFGPRAALMKEVLSGKMLEQSQTSKSLRHVFFAQRATSKIPNITNLGLTPRRILKAAIVGGGLMGSGIATAFILSDIVVVLKEVNEKFLNTGINRIKANLQSFVKKGRMTKDDYENKLSLLSGVLDYEQFRDADVVIEAVIEDISLKQQIFSDLERSCHSNCIFATNTSTIDLQLIGQQTACQDRIVGAHFFSPAHVMPLLEIVRTQQTSSQVIVDLLDVAKKIRKTPIVVGSCTGFAVNRMFFPYGQVAGLLVDYGLDVYHIDHVITQFGMPMGPFRLADLVGFGVAVATGKQYYQSYPERCYKSLLTAVMLEENRTGESSRKGFYLYDDKRQASPDPDIKKYVEKSRKMAGVAQDPKLLKLTDKDIVEMVFFPVVNEACRVLDEGIALKASDLDVASIMGMGFPSFRGGVMFWADSLSAEYVYRRLDGWSKDYGEFFKPCEYLAARASHGASLAATTADGTKSRL